The segment GAGCCGCGAGCCGCCCCCGATCATCCGCAGGGTGAGCAGCATCCGCACGATCGCCCCGACATAGAGCCCGACGAGCAGCGCGCGATAATCAGGCATCACCAGCGACAGAGCGAGGTTGAAGGCGACCTGTACCGCCAGCGCGCCGAGTTCGATCAGGCAGACGGCCCGCACCCGCCCCTCGCGCTGCGCGAGCAGCAGCGTCATCGGGCAGAGCGCGTTCACCAGGAACAGCGGCGCCATCGCCGCGATCGGCGGCGCCAGTTCGGGCTTTTCGAGGAACAGCGCGACCGGCCAGGCGGCGAGCAGCATCGCCAGCGACAACAGGCCCGACTGGCCGAGCCGGATCGTCCAGAGAACGTCGAGCAGCCGCCGGTCGCCGCCGCGCTGGTGCCGGACGACGAAGTCGAGGAAGCCCAGGTCCGACATCATCGTCAGCGTCACCATGATCGAGACGATGATGCCGACGACGCCGAACGCGCCCGGATCGAGCAGCCGGGTGAGGACGATGTTGCCGCCCAGCCGCAGCACCAGCGTCGCGGCGGTGAAGACGAACACCGTCGTCCCCGCCTCGTCGCGCATCAGGCGCGCCATGGCCGCGAAAGGCCTAGCCACCGGGCCCGTCGCCGTGGCGCGGTCGACGATCGGCTATGGGCAAAAGCAGATTGCAGGCTAACATCGCTTCACCCCTTCCCGCAGCCAGCCTATGCGTGTGTAGGGTTCCAGGCCGGCTTGGAAAGTGGAAAGATGCCGAACGACGACAGCCCTTCGCTTTCCATCGATCGCCGCCTTGCCCTGGCCGGCGCGATGCTGATGGTCGCGCTCCCCCTCGACCGCGCGGCAGCCGCCGGCCCCGTCGACACGCTGCCGCCCCGGGACGACGACGAATTCCTGATGATCGACGGCTGGGTCCTGCGCCGCGACGACCTGGACCGTCGCGGCGGATGATCATCGACTTCAACAGCGAGACGCAGCGGATCGACGACCGCGTCTACGACGTGGCGATCGCAGGCGGCGGCCCGGCGGGGATCAGCATCGCGCTGGCGCTGGCGGCGGCGGGCCGGTCGGTCGCGCTGATCGAAGGCGGCGGGCTCGACTTCAGCGAAGCCTCGCAGGCGAGCTATCAAGGCAGCCAGTCGGGCGCCGCCTACGGCCCGCTCGACGGCACGCGCCTGCGCTATCTCGGCGGCACATCGAACCACTGGACGGGCCGCTGCGGCGCGTTCGATCCGATCGATTTCGCGCCGCGCCGCAACCGCATCCTCCCCGGCTGGCCGATCGGGCGCGACGAGGTCTACCGTTTCGGAACGCAGGCGCGGGCCATCCTCGACCTGCCCCGGCCGCCGTTCCGGGCCACGCGGGCGACGCCGCTGCCCAGCAAATATTTCCGCCTGACCGAATTCGCGATGAGCCCGCCGACCCGCTTCCTCGGCAAATATCGCGAGCGGCTGCGCGCGGACCGGCGGATCGACTGCTACATCAACGCCAACCTCGTCCGGATCGGCGCGAACCGGAGCGGCGGCCATGTCGACGGCTATGACGTCCGCAACTATCGCGGCGTCCGCCGCCGGCTGCGCGCGCATCGCTACGTGCTGGCGCTCGGGGCGATCGAGAATGCCCGCATGCTGCTCAATGCGGACGATGTCGTGCCGACCGGCCTCGGCAACGGCTCCGGCATGGTCGGGCGCTGCTTCATGGAGCATCTCGACGTCAATCTCGGCAGCTTCGTGACGACCGACGAGCGCTTCTGGCGCGCGGGACCGGTGGGCTTCAACCCCTCGGTGGCGCTGATGCGGCAGCAGGGGATCAGCAACGGCATCGTCTCGCTGACGCCGTCGATCAAGCCACGCTATTACGGCCGGGCGGCTTTCCTGCGCGAGTTGATCAGCGGACCGGGCTGTCGGATCAACCCCGACTGGACCCGCAAGATCACCGGCTCCTATTGCCCCGGCGACAATATCGTCACGTCGATGATCGAGCAGATCGCCAATCCCGAGAGCCGGGTCAGGCTGACCGGAGACCGCGACGCGTTCGGCCTGCGCCGCATCGACCTCCACTGGTCGATCCACCGCAACGACATCGCGACGATCGAGACGCTGGCGCGCGAGGTCGCCCGGGATCTCGCCCGCATGGACATCGCCCGGATGAAGATCGCGCCCGAGGTGCTCGGCCGCAGGATCACCAGCTTCGGGGTCCAGTCGCACCATATGGGCACGACCCGCATGTCGGCCGACCCGCGCTTCGGCGTGGTCGATGCGCGGCAGAAGGTGCACGGCATCGACAATCTCTACGTCGCGGGGTCGAGCGTCTATCCGACCGGCGGCGCGATCAATCCGACCTTCACCCTGGTGGCGATGTCGCTGCGGCTGGCCGATCACCTGGCGACGACGGCGTAACGCCGCTCAGCGCAGCGCCGGCAACCTCTCGCCCTCGATATCGGGCAATGTCGCGACCAGCGGGGCGGGCTTCGCCGCCTTGCGCGCGGCGTCATGGGCGCGGGCGACCTCGAAGCGCAGCGCGATCAGCAGGGCGGCGACGACGAAGCTCAGCTGCATCGGCGCGGCCCAGCTGCTCAGCAGCGCGAGCGAGACGAGCAGCGCCGCCTGGATCGCGACCAGCGCCTGGGCGAGCAGCAATTGCTCGCGGTCGGGCCGCATCCGCCGGATCGCCGGATAGTGGAGGAAGGTGGAGAGCAGGAAGACGAGGAACGGGACCAGCGACGCCACCCCGCCCTGGACGACGATCGCCAGATAGGTGTTGACGAGATCGACGATGCCCTGCCCCTGGATGAAGGCGTCGAGCAGTCCCTGCTGGATCGCCTCGCGATAGCCGAACCACACGCCATGGCCGAGCGCGCGGGGAACCCCGGTGACGAGCTCGAGCCGGTAAAGGGTCGACAGGCGCGCGTCGTCATGCCCCAGGATCGGCAGGGTGGTGATGACGATCACCCCCGCCAGCGGCATCAGCAGCGCGAGCATGTACCGCCCGCGCAGCAACTGGAAGACCATGATCCCCACCGCGATCGCGACCATCCCCGATCGCGAGAGCGTCGCGGCCAGCCCGAGCAGCGTGGCGATGCCCAGCGCCAGCATCGGCCCGGAGCGCCCGCGCGCCTGATAGAGCGCCCAGGCCGCGGTCGCCGCGAGGCCGAGCATGGCGCCGCCCGTCAGCGGATGGGCATAGGGGCCATAGGCCCGGGCGATGCCGCCGCGCTGGAGCCAGGTGGTCGGCATGTCGATCGTCCACAGGTCGCCCTTGACCCAGGCGATCCCCGCATAGAGCGGCCAGTGGCGCACGGTCTCGAAGATGCACAGCAGGCTCGCCGCCGCCGCGCCGAACAGCAGCAGGCGCAGCACCAGTTCGGGCCGGGCGATCCTGACCCGCGAGAGGACATGGTAGGTCAGCATATAGGGGATGAAATAGTTCACCACGTTGCGCGCCATGCCGCTCGGCGGCGCCCGCAGCGAGACGCAGACGCAGAAGACCAGCAGGAAACCGAGCAGATAGAGGTCGGTCATCACGAAGCGCCGGCGCTGGTGATGCTCGGGATGGAGCAGATAGCCGGCGAACAGCGCGCCGGCGAAGGACAGGAAGGGGGTGAGCGGGGCGATATAGGCCCCCGCCACCGCGAGCAGCGATCCCGCCGCCGGCGCCCAGAAGAAGAAGAACAGATAGGTGGCCGCCATCGGCACCCGCTTGTCGAAGCTGGCGACCATCACCAGCAGGAAGCCGATCTGGGTCAGCAGCATCGGTACCGCGCTCACCGCCAGGCAGGCCATCAGCCCGCCGCCGATCACCAGCCGCGCGACATAGCCCTTCTCCCACCGCTGACGGACGAGCATCGTCGCCGGCAGGGTGGCCAGGCCCAGCAGGACGCAGATCACGACGGCGTTCTTCCAGAGAAACATCGACCACCATCGCCCGAGGAAACGCGCTCCCTCATCTCGTCCTTCGCGCCCCAGGTAAAGAAGGAATGGCTTGATCCGGCCGCCATCTCACCCCAAATGACGCTCATGCTGATCGAAACCGAACCGACCCCCAATCCGGCGACGCTCAAATTCCTGCCCGGCCGCCCGGTGATGACCACGGGGACCCGCGATTTCGTCGATCCGGACGAGGCCTCGGCCTCCCCGCTCGCCGAGGCGCTGTTCTCGCTCGGCGACGTGACCGGCGTCTTCTTCGGCCGCGACTTCGTCTCGGTGACGGCGGCCGAGGGGGTTGAGTGGACCGGGCTCAAGCCGCAGGTGCTCGGCGTCCTGCTCGATCATTTCTCGTCCGAGGCGCCGTTGTTCACGGGCGGCAGCGCCGCCGAGATCGCGATCGACGACAGCGACTTCACCGATGACCCGGCCGACGCCGACATCGTCGCGCAGATCAAGGACCTGATCGATACGCGGGTGCGCCCGGCGGTGGCGCGCGACGGCGGCGACATCGTCTATCGTGGCTTCCAGCGCGGCACCGTCTACCTGTCGATGCAGGGGGCCTGTTCGGGCTGCCCGTCGTCGGCCGCGACGCTCAAGCAGGGCATCGAGACCCTGCTGAAGCATTATGTGCCCGAGGTGACCGAGGTCCGGGCCGCCTGATCGGGTGGCGCGGGACAATCTAGAGGGGAATGGAAAGCATGGCCGAACCTTTGTCCGAGCAGGGTATGGACCTGCTCTTCCGTGAGGGGCGCTCGTATAACGGCTATCTCGACAAGCCGGTCGGCGAGGACCAGCTCCGCCGGATCTGGGACCTGATGAAGTTCGGCCCGACCTCCGCCAACCTGTTCCCGGCGCGGATCGTCTGGTGCGTCAGCCAGGAGGCCAAGGACAAGCTGGCCGGGCTCGCCTCGGGCACCAATGCGGCGAAGATCGTCAAGGCGCCGGTGACGGCGATCATCGGCATGGACATGGCCTTCTACGACCATGCCCCCCGCCTCTTCCCGGTGTCCGACGCCCGGTCCTGGTTCATGGACGCGGAGGGCGCGCCCAACGCGCCGCTGGTCCATGCGACGGCGATGCGCAACAGCTCGCTCCAGGGCGCCTATTTCATCTTC is part of the Rhizorhabdus wittichii RW1 genome and harbors:
- a CDS encoding nitroreductase (PFAM: nitroreductase), which produces MAEPLSEQGMDLLFREGRSYNGYLDKPVGEDQLRRIWDLMKFGPTSANLFPARIVWCVSQEAKDKLAGLASGTNAAKIVKAPVTAIIGMDMAFYDHAPRLFPVSDARSWFMDAEGAPNAPLVHATAMRNSSLQGAYFIFAARALGLDTGPMSGFDNDAVDAAFFAGTTVKSNFISTIGYGDPATIFERLPRPAFEEFTRIA
- a CDS encoding Scaffold protein Nfu/NifU-like protein (PFAM: nitrogen-fixing NifU domain protein; Scaffold protein Nfu/NifU-like) translates to MTLMLIETEPTPNPATLKFLPGRPVMTTGTRDFVDPDEASASPLAEALFSLGDVTGVFFGRDFVSVTAAEGVEWTGLKPQVLGVLLDHFSSEAPLFTGGSAAEIAIDDSDFTDDPADADIVAQIKDLIDTRVRPAVARDGGDIVYRGFQRGTVYLSMQGACSGCPSSAATLKQGIETLLKHYVPEVTEVRAA
- a CDS encoding GMC oxidoreductase (PFAM: FAD dependent oxidoreductase; GMC oxidoreductase; FAD-dependent pyridine nucleotide-disulphide oxidoreductase), which codes for MGKSRLQANIASPLPAASLCVCRVPGRLGKWKDAERRQPFAFHRSPPCPGRRDADGRAPPRPRGSRRPRRHAAAPGRRRIPDDRRLGPAPRRPGPSRRMIIDFNSETQRIDDRVYDVAIAGGGPAGISIALALAAAGRSVALIEGGGLDFSEASQASYQGSQSGAAYGPLDGTRLRYLGGTSNHWTGRCGAFDPIDFAPRRNRILPGWPIGRDEVYRFGTQARAILDLPRPPFRATRATPLPSKYFRLTEFAMSPPTRFLGKYRERLRADRRIDCYINANLVRIGANRSGGHVDGYDVRNYRGVRRRLRAHRYVLALGAIENARMLLNADDVVPTGLGNGSGMVGRCFMEHLDVNLGSFVTTDERFWRAGPVGFNPSVALMRQQGISNGIVSLTPSIKPRYYGRAAFLRELISGPGCRINPDWTRKITGSYCPGDNIVTSMIEQIANPESRVRLTGDRDAFGLRRIDLHWSIHRNDIATIETLAREVARDLARMDIARMKIAPEVLGRRITSFGVQSHHMGTTRMSADPRFGVVDARQKVHGIDNLYVAGSSVYPTGGAINPTFTLVAMSLRLADHLATTA